GGCTCGATCCTCCTCGTCGACGTCCGGGAGGCCGACGAATTTGCGGCCGGCCATATCAAGGGCGCCCTGTTCAATCCGTTGTCGCGCTTCGACCCGACGAAGCTGCCCGTCGCCGGAGAGGGGCAAAAGGTCGTGATCTATTGCCGGTCCGGCCGCCGTTCGGTCTCGGCGATGGAGCAGGCCCGTCTCGTCGGCCGGCGCGACGCCAATACCCATTTCGGCGGGGGCATCCTGGCTTGGCTGAACGCGGGCGAGCCGGTCGAGCAAGGTATGTAACCCCCGCGATTTCACACGTTTCGGGCACATTTTGCGAAAAGCGGGTCAGGCTTGCGCGCGGCGCGCTTCATCCCCAGAGCGCGGCCGCCGGCGGCGTCATGGTCGAGCCCTCATAGACAAGGCCCGGCTCCCGGTCGCGCGCGAGGAGAAGCGGGCCGTCGAGATCGACGAAGGCGGCCATCTGTCCGATGAAGGCCGCGGGCGCCATGGCGAGCGACGTGCCGACCATGCAGCCGGCCATGATCTCGAAGCCCATCTTGCTGGCCGCCTGCGCCATGGCCAGGGCTTCCGTCAGGCCGCCCGTCTTGTCCAGCTTGACGTTCACGGCGTCGTAGCGGCCCCGGAGGGCGGCGAGCGAAGCCGTTTCATGTGCGCTCTCGTCGGCGCAGACCGGAATCGGCCGGGCGATTCTCGCCAGCAGCTCGTCCTTTCCGGCGGGCAAAGGCTGTTCGACGAGCGCCACGCCGAAACGGGCGCAGGCGTCGAGCTGAGCTTCGAGCGTCTCGTCGCGCCACGCCTCGTTGGCGTCGACGATGAGCCGGGCGTGGGGCGCGCCCTCCCGCACCGCCGCCAGCCGCGCCTCGTCGCCTTCGCCGGCGAGTTTGATCTTCAGCAAGGGCCGGTCGGCCGCCTTCAGCGCCGCGGCGCGCATCTCCTCGGGCGTCCCCACCGAGAGCGTATAGGCGGTGACGAGCGGCGCCAGATGGTCGAAGCCGGCCGCTTTGTAGGCCCGGCGGCCCGAAAGCTTCGCCTCGAGGTCCCACATGGCGCAGTCGACGGCGTTGCGCGCGGCCCCCGCGGGCAGCAGGCGCTGGAGCGCCATGCGGTCGGCTCCGCTCTCAATGTCGCCGCGCGCGCCTTCGATCGCCGCGACGACGCTTTCGACGCTCTCCCCGTAACGGGCGTAGGGCACGCATTCCCCCCGCCCGAGGGCGTCGCCCGCGCGCAGCGTGGCGGTGACGACCCTCGCCTCCGTTTTGGCGCCGCGGGAAATTACGAATCGTCCCGCGATCGGAAAGGCCTCGACGGCCAGCGTCAGTTCGACCTTCATCTTGCGCTCCGCATCCGCTCGCCCTCTCTTGCGCCTCAGGCTGTGCGCCGGCGCGCTTGTCGACCGCATGTCACGAAGTTAAGACGATTTGCAAGGTTCCGATCGAACGCGATCTCAAAAGAGGGCCTATGTCTGTCGACGCCGCGCGAATACCTCCAGACGTCTCCCCCGCCGAGGGCGGCGCGCGTCTGGCGCTTGTCGGCGACTGGACGCTCTCGGCCTCGCGGCGCCTCGAACAAAAGGCGCAGGAGATCGTCGATCTCGGCCGCGCCGCCAATTTCGTCACAATCGACCTTTCGGGCGTCTCCCGGCTCGACACGGCGGGCGCCTGGCTCATCAACCGGTCGCGGCGCCTGCTCGCCGGAGCGAATGTCGGCGTCGCTTTGGAGCATGCGCGCCCGGAGCACGACATTCTGCTCGAAGAAGCGGCCTATCGCGACTTCGCCGCGCCAGCGCGCCGCCAGGTCCCGGCGATCCTCCAGCTTCTCGATGATGTCGGGCGAGGGGTCGCTCTGGGGCTTTCGGAATTTTATCGCGGCGTCGCCTTTCTCGGCGAGTTCGTCGCCTCCATGGGCTATGTCGCGACGCATCCCAGGCATTTCCGCTTCACCTCGCTCGTCGTGCATATGGAGCTGATCGGCTTTCGAAGCGCGCCGATCATCATCCTCATCAATCTGCTGGTCGGCGGCATCGTCGCGCAGCAAGGCATTTTCCAGCTCCTCCGGTTCGGCGCCTCGAGCTACACGGTCAGCCTCATCGGCATCCTCGTCCTGCGCGAACTCGGCGTTCTTCTGACCTCCATCATGATCGCCGGCCGCTCGGGCTCCGCCATCACAGCCGAAATCGGCTCGATGAAAATGCGGGAGGAGATCGACGCGCTGCGGGTGATGGGCCTTTCTGTGATCGAAGTGCTCATCGCGCCGCGCGTGCTGGCGCTGGTGCTGTCGTTGCCGATCCTCACCTTCATCGCCGACATGGCGGCGCTCTTCGGCGGCATGCTCGTTTCCTGGGGCTATGGCGGCATCAGCCCGGCGGCCTTCGCCTCGCTGCTCAAGGAGGCGATCGCCTTTCACACCTTCATGGTCGGCGTCATCAAGGCGCCTTTCATGGCGCTGGTCATTGGCCTGGTCGCGGCGATGGACGGTCTCGCGACGGAGGGTTCGGCCGAGTCGCTCGGCCGTCAGGTCACCTCCTCGGTCGTGAAGTCGATCTTCATGGTCATCGTCCTCGACGGCCTCTTCGCGGTCTTCTTCGCCGCGATCGATTATTGAGCGCGCCAGCCGATGACCCTTCACCACGAGCACGGTTCGGCTCCACGACAATCGCCGGGCGACGTCGTCATCAGCGTGCGGGATCTTGTCGTCGGATTCGGCGAGAAGCTCGTGATGAACGGGCTCAATCTCGACGTCTATCGCGGCGAGGTGCTGGGCTTCGTCGGCGGCTCCGGCCAGGGCAAATCCGTGCTCACGCGCGCCATTCTCGGCCTCGTGCCGACGCGCGCCGGCTCCATCCGCATTTTCGGGCATGAGCGCGACAAGCTTCCTTCCAAGGAGCGCAAGGCGCTGGAGCAGCGCTGGGGCGTGCTCTTCCAGAACGGCGCGCTGTTTTCCGGGCTCACGGTCAAGCAGAACATCCAGATGCCGATGCGCGAGACGCGCGACCTGTCGCAGAAGCTGATGGACGAACTCGCCATGCTCAAGATCGAGCTTGTCGGCTTGAAGCCCGACGCGGCGGACAAATTTCCGTCGGAATTGTCGGGCGGCATGGTCAAGCGCGCGGCGCT
The nucleotide sequence above comes from Methylocystis parvus OBBP. Encoded proteins:
- a CDS encoding rhodanese-like domain-containing protein yields the protein MTASPFNDIRLEDLKAGLADGSILLVDVREADEFAAGHIKGALFNPLSRFDPTKLPVAGEGQKVVIYCRSGRRSVSAMEQARLVGRRDANTHFGGGILAWLNAGEPVEQGM
- the dgcA gene encoding N-acetyl-D-Glu racemase DgcA codes for the protein MKVELTLAVEAFPIAGRFVISRGAKTEARVVTATLRAGDALGRGECVPYARYGESVESVVAAIEGARGDIESGADRMALQRLLPAGAARNAVDCAMWDLEAKLSGRRAYKAAGFDHLAPLVTAYTLSVGTPEEMRAAALKAADRPLLKIKLAGEGDEARLAAVREGAPHARLIVDANEAWRDETLEAQLDACARFGVALVEQPLPAGKDELLARIARPIPVCADESAHETASLAALRGRYDAVNVKLDKTGGLTEALAMAQAASKMGFEIMAGCMVGTSLAMAPAAFIGQMAAFVDLDGPLLLARDREPGLVYEGSTMTPPAAALWG
- a CDS encoding ABC transporter permease; amino-acid sequence: MSVDAARIPPDVSPAEGGARLALVGDWTLSASRRLEQKAQEIVDLGRAANFVTIDLSGVSRLDTAGAWLINRSRRLLAGANVGVALEHARPEHDILLEEAAYRDFAAPARRQVPAILQLLDDVGRGVALGLSEFYRGVAFLGEFVASMGYVATHPRHFRFTSLVVHMELIGFRSAPIIILINLLVGGIVAQQGIFQLLRFGASSYTVSLIGILVLRELGVLLTSIMIAGRSGSAITAEIGSMKMREEIDALRVMGLSVIEVLIAPRVLALVLSLPILTFIADMAALFGGMLVSWGYGGISPAAFASLLKEAIAFHTFMVGVIKAPFMALVIGLVAAMDGLATEGSAESLGRQVTSSVVKSIFMVIVLDGLFAVFFAAIDY
- a CDS encoding ABC transporter ATP-binding protein encodes the protein MTLHHEHGSAPRQSPGDVVISVRDLVVGFGEKLVMNGLNLDVYRGEVLGFVGGSGQGKSVLTRAILGLVPTRAGSIRIFGHERDKLPSKERKALEQRWGVLFQNGALFSGLTVKQNIQMPMRETRDLSQKLMDELAMLKIELVGLKPDAADKFPSELSGGMVKRAALARALALDPELVFLDEPTSGLDPIGAAEFDELIGTLQETLGLTVFMVTHDLDSLYSICDRIAALADGKVIAEGPLETLLRSDHPWLRAYFHGVRGGRLAAATAD